Proteins encoded in a region of the Diospyros lotus cultivar Yz01 chromosome 9, ASM1463336v1, whole genome shotgun sequence genome:
- the LOC127809183 gene encoding UDP-glycosyltransferase 83A1-like has translation MGDPNPNPNPPHVLMLAYPAQGHVIPMMELAQTLAKRGLKITFVNSDLAHKRLIDALPDTGDAFPEEIRLVSIPDGLEKREDRNVPGKLSAAISRVMPGKLEQLIREIGDEVTCLIADQSLGWGMEVGKKLGLKCAAFLPAAAAMRVLGLSIPKLIEQGIVKEDGTPVKNEVIQLSPSMPAMKTTDLVWARFGSLEMQKAIFEAMVKNNESGKLADRLICNSTYSLEPGAFAMAPEIIPIGPLLARNRHGDSGGHFWPEDSTCLKWLDRQATQSVIYVAFGSLTTFNQTQFQELALGLELTNRPFLWVVQPDITDRTKDWYPEGFLDRVRTRGKMSGWAPQQKVLSHPSVACFVSHCGWNSVMEGVSNGVPFLCWPYFADQFINQTYVCDVWMVGLGFERDEWGIVRGEEIQHKVEKLLGHTVFRERVLQLKEETMASIAEGGCSNSNFNSFLEWIEA, from the exons ATGGGCGatcccaatcccaatcccaatccTCCCCATGTTCTGATGTTAGCTTATCCAGCTCAAGGCCATGTTATTCCCATGATGGAGCTTGCTCAAACCCTAGCCAAACGCGGACTCAAGATCACCTTTGTGAACAGCGATCTCGCCCACAAGCGCCTGATCGATGCACTGCCAGATACCGGCGATGCTTTCCCGGAAGAGATCCGTCTGGTTTCGATTCCAGACGGGCTGGAAAAACGGGAAGATCGGAACGTGCCCGGAAAGCTGTCGGCTGCCATATCGCGCGTCATGCCGGGAAAGCTTGAGCAGCTTATTCGAGAGATCGGCGACGAGGTGACGTGTCTTATCGCCGACCAGAGCCTGGGCTGGGGCATGGAAGTTGGGAAGAAGCTGGGCCTTAAGTGTGCGGCATTCCTGCCTGCGGCGGCGGCCATGAGAGTGCTCGGACTCAGCATCCCGAAGCTGATTGAACAAGGGATCGTTAAGGAAGACg GAACTCCGGTTAAAAACGAAGTGATTCAGTTGTCGCCGTCCATGCCGGCGATGAAGACGACTGATCTGGTATGGGCCCGTTTCGGCAGCTTGGAGATGCAGAAAGCCATATTTGAGGCAATG GTTAAGAACAATGAAAGTGGGAAATTGGCGGATCGGTTGATCTGCAACTCAACTTACAGCCTTGAGCCAGGAGCGTTTGCCATGGCTCCAGAAATCATACCCATTGGACCGCTTCTGGCGAGAAACCGGCACGGAGATTCAGGCGGCCACTTCTGGCCGGAGGACTCGACGTGCCTAAAATGGCTAGACCGGCAGGCGACGCAGTCAGTGATATATGTCGCGTTTGGGAGCTTGACAACTTTTAACCAAACCCAATTCCAAGAGTTGGCCCTAGGGCTGGAGCTCACCAACAGGCCATTTCTATGGGTGGTTCAGCCGGACATCACAGATCGAACCAAAGACTGGTACCCGGAAGGATTTTTAGACCGAGTACGGACTCGGGGGAAGATGTCGGGGTGGGCACCTCAACAGAAGGTCCTAAGCCACCCCTCAGTGGCTTGCTTTGTGAGTCACTGTGGATGGAACTCTGTCATGGAAGGGGTGAGCAATGGAGTCCCCTTCTTGTGCTGGCCGTACTTTGCTGATCAGTTCATCAACCAGACCTATGTGTGTGATGTTTGGATGGTGGGGTTGGGATTTGAGAGAGACGAATGGGGAATCGTCAGAGGAGAAGAAATTCAGCACAAGGTGGAGAAACTGCTTGGCCATACTGTGTTTAGAGAAAGGGTTCTGCAACTCAAGGAGGAAACCATGGCTAGCATTGCTGAAGGTGGCTGCTCCAACAGCAATTTTAACAGTTTCCTGGAATGGATTGAGGCTTAA